Proteins from one Pelosinus sp. IPA-1 genomic window:
- a CDS encoding PTS sugar transporter subunit IIA, translating into MSHINFDETLVLKNIEGENSSDILKYMAANLYNQGFVKASYAEAVVAREKKFATGLPTGGYGVAIPHTDIEHVNQSAISVGILKKPVDFGIMGEETEKTPVKLVFMLAMHDSHSQLSMLQSLMGIFQDEEVLTYLATEESEAKIKDEVVSKLNLSIVKGGEQK; encoded by the coding sequence ATGAGTCATATTAATTTTGATGAAACACTCGTTTTAAAAAATATAGAAGGCGAAAATAGTTCAGATATTTTGAAATATATGGCAGCAAATTTATATAACCAAGGTTTTGTGAAAGCAAGTTATGCGGAAGCCGTTGTCGCAAGAGAAAAGAAGTTTGCTACGGGGTTACCTACTGGCGGATATGGAGTTGCCATTCCTCACACAGACATTGAACATGTAAATCAATCGGCTATAAGTGTTGGAATTTTAAAAAAACCAGTGGATTTTGGGATTATGGGGGAAGAAACTGAAAAAACTCCCGTAAAATTGGTGTTTATGTTAGCTATGCATGATAGCCATTCCCAACTAAGTATGCTACAAAGTCTAATGGGTATTTTTCAGGATGAGGAAGTTTTGACTTATTTAGCAACGGAAGAAAGTGAAGCTAAAATTAAAGATGAAGTTGTTAGTAAGTTAAATTTATCTATTGTGAAAGGGGGTGAACAAAAATGA
- a CDS encoding PTS sugar transporter subunit IIB: protein MSTKKVVLVACGTGIATSTVVSDAIEKMAKENKIQVEIIQCKVTEVPAYELRANLLVTTTIVSKQYPFPIINARAFLTGIGLDKLKEQILEELKK from the coding sequence ATGAGTACGAAAAAAGTAGTTTTAGTTGCTTGTGGGACTGGTATCGCAACATCTACAGTTGTTTCAGATGCAATAGAAAAAATGGCAAAAGAAAACAAGATTCAGGTTGAAATTATTCAATGTAAGGTGACCGAAGTTCCTGCATACGAATTAAGGGCAAATTTGCTTGTAACGACTACCATTGTTTCCAAGCAGTATCCTTTCCCAATCATTAATGCGAGAGCTTTCTTGACAGGTATTGGCTTAGATAAATTAAAAGAGCAAATTTTAGAAGAGCTTAAAAAATAA
- a CDS encoding PTS galactitol transporter subunit IIC, which translates to MDIVQIFQAFLGLGPTVILPVAVFLLGMAFGQPASKAFRSGLIIGVGFTGIFLVVDLLVSNLAPAAHGMVSRFGVQLNIIDIGWPGAASIAWASPIAAFILPLGLLVNVIMLVTKTTKTMDIDLWNYWHFTFMGAFVYSATGSLVQGLVAAVIFEIVVLKIADWTAPMLANYFELPGISVPTGSTVSYAIGIPLVRLVQRIPVIKDLHADPETIQKRFGVFGEPLFMGVFLGVVLGALAGYPAGQIIKVGMAMGGVMVLMPRMVKILMEGLIPLAESARTFLSKRFGDRDIYIGLDAAVAIGHPSVIATALILVPITIALAVVLPGNNVLPFGDLATIPFIVCFIVGAARGNIVHSVLVGAVVIAMSLYMATDVAAFHTQMAVDAHFKMPAGATTISSIDQGGNVIHYVIYKVFTLFH; encoded by the coding sequence GTGGATATCGTTCAGATATTTCAAGCATTCTTAGGGCTGGGACCAACGGTTATTTTGCCAGTTGCAGTTTTTTTACTAGGAATGGCATTTGGGCAACCAGCAAGTAAGGCCTTTCGGTCAGGTTTAATTATCGGCGTAGGTTTTACGGGTATCTTTTTAGTTGTTGATTTACTGGTTTCCAATCTTGCACCTGCAGCCCACGGTATGGTATCACGGTTTGGTGTACAGTTAAATATTATTGATATTGGCTGGCCAGGGGCTGCAAGTATAGCATGGGCCTCTCCTATCGCGGCATTTATTCTTCCCTTAGGTTTATTAGTTAATGTGATTATGCTGGTTACAAAAACAACAAAAACAATGGATATCGATCTTTGGAATTATTGGCACTTCACTTTCATGGGAGCATTTGTATATTCTGCAACTGGAAGCTTAGTACAAGGCTTAGTAGCAGCGGTTATTTTTGAAATTGTCGTTTTAAAAATCGCAGATTGGACAGCACCGATGCTAGCAAATTACTTTGAATTACCTGGGATATCTGTACCAACAGGTAGTACTGTATCCTATGCAATTGGGATCCCATTAGTAAGGCTAGTTCAAAGAATTCCAGTAATCAAAGATTTGCATGCAGATCCGGAAACAATTCAAAAAAGATTTGGTGTATTTGGTGAACCACTATTTATGGGTGTATTCTTAGGAGTTGTGCTGGGTGCATTAGCAGGATACCCTGCAGGGCAAATCATAAAAGTTGGTATGGCAATGGGTGGCGTTATGGTACTAATGCCTAGAATGGTAAAAATTTTGATGGAAGGTCTTATCCCGCTTGCTGAGTCTGCGCGTACTTTCCTGAGCAAACGATTTGGCGATAGAGATATTTATATTGGTTTAGATGCTGCCGTTGCTATTGGGCATCCTTCCGTAATCGCAACTGCTTTGATCTTAGTGCCAATAACCATTGCTTTAGCTGTAGTGTTACCTGGAAATAATGTATTACCTTTTGGTGACTTAGCAACCATTCCATTTATCGTTTGTTTTATCGTCGGAGCAGCAAGAGGGAATATTGTTCATTCCGTACTTGTTGGTGCTGTTGTCATAGCAATGAGCTTATATATGGCAACAGATGTGGCAGCCTTCCATACTCAAATGGCAGTAGATGCACATTTTAAAATGCCAGCAGGGGCAACGACTATATCCAGTATCGACCAAGGTGGTAATGTCATTCACTATGTAATTTATAAAGTGTTTACACTATTTCATTAA
- a CDS encoding zinc-binding dehydrogenase, with protein MLALVKTELGYGNLHVIEREEPKMGKDEVKILVKYAGICGSDVHMYEGRYKVSAPVTLGHEFAGEVVEVGENVTEVKVGERVTSETTFYICGQCKYCKSKDYNLCKDRKGLGNQQDGAFTKYVVARKESIHKLPENVDYQSGALTEALACAHHAVTKSTIRKGDVVVVLGPGPIGLFVAQIAKTYEAKVIITGLEKDKSRLEKGKELGIDVTVDIQNQDIKETVNELTQGYGADVVFECTGAPPSVNFGLDLLTKKGQYVQVGIFPTAEILTDFEKIIQKELSITGCRSQRPSDWEPSLQFMNDNSVNAKALISHQFNITEWDKAYRAIKSGEAIKVVLKVE; from the coding sequence ATGTTAGCATTAGTAAAAACAGAACTAGGTTATGGTAACTTACATGTTATTGAAAGAGAAGAACCGAAAATGGGAAAAGACGAAGTTAAAATTTTAGTAAAGTACGCGGGTATCTGCGGCTCTGATGTGCATATGTATGAAGGGAGATATAAGGTAAGCGCTCCTGTTACATTAGGTCATGAGTTCGCTGGTGAAGTTGTAGAAGTTGGTGAGAATGTAACGGAAGTGAAAGTCGGTGAGCGGGTTACCTCTGAAACTACCTTTTATATCTGTGGACAGTGCAAATACTGCAAATCAAAGGATTATAACTTATGCAAAGACCGTAAGGGTTTAGGAAACCAACAAGATGGGGCCTTTACCAAATACGTAGTAGCCCGTAAAGAAAGTATACACAAACTACCTGAAAATGTAGATTATCAATCAGGTGCTCTTACCGAGGCATTGGCTTGCGCGCACCATGCAGTGACTAAAAGTACAATAAGAAAAGGTGATGTTGTAGTTGTCCTGGGGCCTGGTCCCATTGGACTGTTTGTAGCACAGATTGCAAAAACCTACGAGGCGAAAGTAATTATTACTGGACTAGAGAAGGATAAAAGTCGATTAGAAAAAGGAAAAGAGCTAGGGATTGATGTTACCGTTGATATTCAAAACCAAGATATAAAAGAGACTGTAAATGAATTAACGCAAGGATATGGTGCGGACGTTGTTTTTGAATGTACAGGTGCCCCTCCTTCTGTAAACTTTGGCTTAGATCTTTTGACTAAAAAAGGACAATATGTTCAGGTTGGGATTTTTCCAACAGCAGAAATTCTTACAGATTTTGAAAAAATCATCCAAAAAGAACTTTCAATAACTGGATGCAGGAGTCAAAGGCCGAGTGATTGGGAGCCATCCTTACAGTTTATGAATGATAATAGTGTAAATGCAAAGGCGTTGATATCTCATCAATTTAATATTACGGAATGGGATAAAGCATATAGAGCGATAAAAAGCGGGGAAGCCATTAAGGTAGTTTTAAAAGTAGAATAA